The DNA window gcaagaaaaaccaagagacattatgaagatttggttaatttttgataaatggatgagagaagccggatttaacgaaagaaaaatgggaacaaaggatacgaagaatgaactttctgctgcttgcttgaacaaaaaagaaaaagaagaaggcggggagggagaaaggggaaaatgtatcgTCTGATTAAAAGCATAGCATGTATCTGTTACATAACGTCCCACCccacacagcggccaaccaatTGCCCTAAAGGGGGGAAGGATAGAGGCAGGATAGAGGCGGAGCCTTCAgcagatgttgcctcctggcactgggatttagaggtatactgcctctgcatttggaggttccctttattcgccctggctagtagccactgatggacgtCTCCTTGACGTCTCCCTTCTCTTGGCTGTGAATTCCAGAGTTCGGTTCTTTGTTGCTTAACAACAGGGTTTTTCTCCTGGGTCAGGCCACCAGCTTCCGGCAGTCGGAGGTCTTCCGGCCTGGAGGTCCTTCCGGCCGGCTTGTTCCCGTTGGCAATCAGAGCAGGCAGAATGCAAACTAGCAGCTGGGACGGAGCCCAAAGACGAGCGAGGCTCACTCTGGTCTGCCCTGGATGCTAAAGTAGAAGACAGGCAGGCTGACCCACCTTTCCCAGCACGGGGGGCAGGaggctgggggggaagggggctggggcTCCGGCTGCCCAAGCACAGCAGCAGAGAGGGGCCCTTGGAGAGCAGGGTGCTCAGCGCCCAGGTGGGCCCAAAGGTCAGGCCTAACCAAGGTCGCTGCACTGGTGCTAAACGCAAAGGCAACCAGTGAGTAAAGTCTGCCAGCAACGTACATCTCCAATGTCTTAACACTCAGTCGCACACCCGGGCCCTCTActccatttttaaagaaagtttcCACCATCTCCTGCCCAGCCGCAGCATATCTTCACGGAGCGCCACCTTTCTTGGGTCCTCCTCAAGACAGCTCTCCTAGCAGGCTGCCCCTTCTGGGCCTCACGGCCGCGGCCCTGCTGTGCCTCCGCTTGCCTGTGGCCACCCCTCCTGGGTGGGACGCCTCCTCCCTGCCCGTTCACGCCTCGCTGCTGCCTTGCTGCTGCCAGCCCCCCGTGAAGTCGTGGTCCGTCAGGTTCACGGTGTAAGGAACGTCAATGACGTGGTGGGACAGGTCACGCCCGCTTGTGGTCCGCCAGGAATTCAGCGGGTGGATGGCTTTCCTGAACCTCTGAAAAGAAGAGACCAGAGAGACTCGTTTAATAGCTTTCGTTTCTGACCTGCCGCATCTCAGCTTTCTAGCtgcttaaaagggaaaaaaaatcccttccaaacataagcataagcattttattgtcattgtgcacgcacaacgaaatttacagcagcattcctcgatgcacacaattccagactcataccccatcttcactttccccttcctccacccagccctacacagccccaaacacatcaacacgaagccacggacatgcataaatatataaatataaatatataaatataaatatataaacatgcatAAATAGTGACTCCAGGAGATCCTCCAGGGAGACTGTTCAGGCTAGGTAGCATTGCCTCATGGGCATCGTAGCCTTTCTTtggagtaaagaagaagaagagtttggatttatatccccactttctctcctgtaaggagactcaaaggggcttacaatctccttgcccttcccccctcacaacaaacaccctgtgagatagatggggctgagagagctccaaagaactgggactagcccaaggtcacccagctggtgtgtgctggactggagtgtacaagctaatctggttcaccagataagtggcagagcagggaatcaaacccagttctcccgattagagtgcacctcctcttaacccctacgccacgctggctctctaagaaGTGCACTTTTAAGACGGAGATGGCAACATAAATGCGTGTTTACACAGCAGCATTGAAGAGGACCTCTGCCCTGGAACTCGAACACAGGACTGTGGTCCAAGTTGTCCTTAGAATTTGCCGCATGTTAAGCAAAACTGTCTCCCGCGTTCCACatcaacagccctgacggtctaAACATCTGTTGGGGCGAGAGGTTCATGCCTCATCTGACAAAGTGGGATACAACTTTTCAAAGCTCTTGCCACAGTAaaagatataagaacataaaaacaagccagctggatcagaccagagtccatctagtccagcactctgctacttgcagtggcccaccaggtgcctttgggagctcacatccaggaggtgaaagcaacggccttctgctgctgctgctgctcctgagcacctggtctgctaaggcatttgcaacctcagaacaaggaggaccaagattggtagccatagatcgacttctcctccataaatctgtccaagccccttttgaagctatccaggtgagtggccatcaccacctcctgtggcagcatattccaaacacaaatcacacgttgcgtgaagaagtgtttccttttattagtcctaattcttccccccagcattttcaatggatgccccctggttctagtattgtgagaaagagagaaaaatgtctctctgtccacattttctaccccatgcataattttttatagacttcaatcatatcccccctcagccgtctcctctccaaacgaaagagtcccaaatgctgcagcctctcctcataaggaaggtgctccagtccctcaatcgtcctcgttgcccttctctgcactttttctatctcttcgacatcctttttgagatgtgacgaccagaactggacacaggactccaagtgcggtcgcaccacggctttatataagggcatgacaatctttgcagttttattctcaattcctttcctaatgatccccagcatagagtttgcctttttcacagctgccatgcattgagtggacattcccatggaactatcaactaagacgcccaaatccctttcctagtctgtgactgaaagcactgacccctgtagcgtgtatgtgaagtttggtgtatgtgaagtttgggcaTCTTAGACAGGTAGCATTTGGTGTCTGCACAACTGCTTTGTAAGGTAGGCTGCTATTCATGTCCGCATATTGCACAGGGAGGGGCGGATCCAGCTGAACGGGGATTGCGGAAGGCCAGCCACTTAGTTTGGAGTAGAAAGATTTGACTGCCCCAGTTCCCAGAAGACACCAACTCCCGGATTACACTTGGACGCAATGCTAGTGAAGGGACCGGGGTTCTCTTGCACTGGTGGGGGGCACCTCTTTCCCCAAGAACAGCTCTCCTCTCCAGTCTTCCCTgtaaccaacaccccccccccacagccacccccacacacagacatacTCACATCCATCAGTGTCCCAGACTCCTTGCAGAGAGCAATGACTGCCCAGAGCGGGATCTGGATGCAGGTCACGACCCCCAGGCAGACCCCCAGGGCCTCCCCCCAGCGTGGATACTCGTAGGTTCCGTAGTGCAGAGTTGTGCTCGACAAATCCAGGAAGATGTAGAAGAGGGTGAACTGGAGgaagcagagaaaagcagaggggTTCAGGGCTTGAGCCCCTTCTGACCgtctgggaggggggcagattggctcagaccccccccccctacacacacacacaacacacacacacactccctacAGAAGAGCTGGCTGGTTTTCTTCAGTAGTCTATTGGCAGCTACAGCCCAGAGGCTGCAGTGATGGGCATTTACCTGCCTTAGAGACCAGTGCAAACCACCAACTAGTGTGGTCATCCCAGTCTGACTGCAGCGGTCATTTGATCTCCAGCCTGATCGCCCAGTTTCACATCCTGTAATCCGCCTTGAGCTTCGgcgagaaagggggagtataaaatatttttatcctcgTGTTCAACACTGGAGGTGTCCCCCTGCTGAGGTGCCGGAGTCGATGTCATTGGAGGTTTTAAACATGGATTGCGTACCGATTTGTTGAAAATTTTAcagtggtcccttccaactctgagatTAACACAACAACGACAATTGTTGTTGTTCCTAGTTTGCAGGCAAGACAA is part of the Sphaerodactylus townsendi isolate TG3544 linkage group LG04, MPM_Stown_v2.3, whole genome shotgun sequence genome and encodes:
- the LOC125431743 gene encoding sodium-dependent proline transporter-like, whose translation is MDAYSTSFGLIIIVLFMCLGVAFFYGVNQFCQDIVDMICRCPPWCSKLVLYFKACWVIITPGLLLFTLFYIFLDLSSTTLHYGTYEYPRWGEALGVCLGVVTCIQIPLWAVIALCKESGTLMDRFRKAIHPLNSWRTTSGRDLSHHVIDVPYTVNLTDHDFTGGWQQQGSSEA